A window of Pseudomonadota bacterium contains these coding sequences:
- a CDS encoding bifunctional [glutamine synthetase] adenylyltransferase/[glutamine synthetase]-adenylyl-L-tyrosine phosphorylase, with the protein MTERFSKFFGSIKKLPSAGRIRKAEAGIDRWLAQASEEDAAFRQYLVKHDGGSFLRAIFGNSTFLTQCIMSESSLFFQILEEGPEAVNNAIINAIEVEIGQENNLTNLMSGLRRAKRQIAMLVAISDIAGLWSINQVTSTLSQFADTAINIAVRFGLRQLSNAKVLQISTSKTPEKAGGYAIIGVGKLGAQELNYSSDVDLIAIYDPRHAITYQPDKLSRGMVRLTRLIIKILEERTQDGYVFRTDFRIRPAPGSNPLAIPIDSAIGYYESIGQNWERLAMIRARPVAGDTRVCADFIIRIRPFVWRRNLDFAAIQDIHSVKRQIAAFRGGDKISINGHNIKVGRGGIREIEFFVQTQQLIWGGRIPALRKRDLIETLYALAAKNLISLQISKDLCKAYVFLRHLEHRLQMVDDRQTHNIPKTDEGITAIAKFAGFLDATSFREKLIETLKTVERHYAKLFERSKNLGAEGNLVFTGVEDDADTLVNLRKMGFSDPESISEAVRNWHRGQYRATRTERARQIITELMPHLLKTFGSRTQPDRVFMRFDAFLKALPSGVQTLSMFANSPSVLELVTDIMGNAPKLATRLSKNPGLLDHVLSRDFYSPLGNRKSLIEDLSTNLQQATDFQDQLDIVRRWTNDKKFQNGTQLLLGAVKGHECCETLSDIAETALQAMTECANNKFSKTHGSLEAGSMAIIAFGKLGGRELMQGSDLDLVFVYNYSPSETRSNGAKPLDANIYFMRLAQRIITALSVLTREGRLYDVDTRLRPDGKRAPIATRILSYEQYYANSAWTWEYMALSKARVIVGPTDLSVRLETMRHAVLSQEREKTRLVSDVLEMRNRISLEFPGRNIWDIKHRPGGLVDAEFIAQYLQLLHAAECPEVLSPNTIHSLYQLHEHGFLNSRAANEIIGGLTFWYDLESTLRITTTEGVENKSHTTGPQKLLAQAGNTTNFEELVEKMHDTANLVRRHFNDLIRIS; encoded by the coding sequence TTGACAGAGAGATTTTCAAAATTTTTTGGATCTATAAAAAAGCTTCCATCTGCAGGACGTATTCGCAAGGCGGAGGCTGGTATAGATAGGTGGCTTGCTCAGGCCTCAGAAGAGGACGCTGCATTTCGGCAATACCTTGTTAAACATGACGGTGGCAGTTTCCTGAGAGCAATCTTTGGTAACAGTACATTTCTAACTCAGTGCATTATGAGCGAGTCCTCTTTATTTTTTCAAATTCTGGAAGAGGGCCCGGAAGCTGTCAACAATGCCATCATTAATGCAATAGAAGTTGAGATCGGACAGGAAAACAATCTTACAAATTTAATGTCAGGTCTTCGCCGCGCTAAGCGACAAATTGCGATGTTGGTTGCAATATCAGATATCGCAGGTCTTTGGTCTATCAATCAAGTTACTTCAACCCTCAGTCAATTTGCCGATACTGCTATCAACATCGCCGTTCGGTTTGGACTTCGTCAGCTTTCAAACGCAAAAGTACTGCAGATATCAACCTCAAAAACCCCGGAAAAGGCTGGCGGATACGCTATTATCGGCGTGGGAAAGCTTGGAGCGCAGGAACTCAACTATTCAAGTGACGTTGATTTAATAGCGATCTATGACCCAAGACACGCCATAACATATCAACCGGACAAACTTAGTCGCGGGATGGTTCGGCTTACAAGGCTCATAATAAAAATTTTAGAGGAACGCACCCAAGACGGATATGTTTTCCGAACTGACTTTCGAATACGTCCTGCACCGGGCTCGAATCCTCTGGCAATACCAATCGATAGCGCTATCGGGTATTACGAGAGTATCGGACAAAATTGGGAACGACTAGCGATGATTCGCGCCCGGCCAGTTGCTGGGGACACTAGGGTTTGTGCAGATTTTATTATACGTATCCGGCCTTTTGTATGGCGACGAAATTTAGATTTCGCGGCCATACAGGATATTCACTCAGTCAAAAGACAGATTGCCGCCTTCCGTGGGGGAGATAAGATATCCATAAATGGACACAATATCAAAGTGGGGCGTGGCGGAATACGGGAAATAGAATTTTTTGTTCAAACACAGCAACTCATCTGGGGCGGACGAATTCCCGCACTCCGTAAACGCGACCTAATTGAAACACTGTATGCCTTGGCCGCAAAAAACCTAATATCGTTGCAAATATCTAAAGACCTTTGCAAGGCGTACGTATTCCTTCGCCATTTAGAGCACCGCTTGCAGATGGTTGATGATCGGCAAACTCATAACATACCAAAAACTGACGAAGGAATTACAGCAATTGCTAAGTTTGCCGGTTTTCTTGACGCAACGTCATTTAGAGAAAAATTAATAGAAACCCTCAAGACAGTGGAACGTCATTACGCAAAACTATTTGAAAGGTCAAAAAATCTAGGGGCTGAGGGTAATCTTGTTTTTACCGGGGTAGAGGATGATGCGGATACTTTGGTGAATTTGCGTAAGATGGGTTTTTCTGATCCAGAATCCATATCCGAAGCGGTACGCAACTGGCATAGGGGGCAATATCGTGCAACACGCACGGAACGCGCCAGACAGATTATTACCGAATTAATGCCTCACCTACTGAAAACATTTGGTTCACGCACTCAACCCGACAGGGTATTCATGCGATTTGATGCTTTTCTAAAAGCTCTTCCCAGTGGAGTACAAACATTGTCAATGTTTGCCAATTCACCATCAGTGTTAGAGCTTGTTACAGATATTATGGGAAACGCACCAAAACTCGCAACACGACTAAGTAAAAATCCAGGTCTTCTTGACCATGTGCTTTCCCGGGATTTTTACTCGCCACTTGGTAATCGCAAGAGCTTAATCGAAGATCTTTCCACAAATCTACAGCAAGCAACCGACTTTCAAGATCAACTCGATATAGTCAGACGTTGGACCAATGACAAAAAATTCCAAAATGGAACGCAGTTATTACTTGGTGCTGTAAAAGGGCATGAATGCTGCGAGACGCTATCCGATATTGCAGAGACAGCTCTGCAAGCAATGACTGAATGTGCAAATAACAAATTTAGCAAAACACATGGTTCTTTAGAGGCGGGCAGCATGGCAATTATAGCATTTGGCAAACTAGGCGGCCGCGAGCTAATGCAGGGCTCCGACCTTGATTTGGTTTTTGTTTATAATTACTCACCATCAGAAACGAGATCAAATGGGGCAAAGCCACTTGATGCCAATATCTACTTTATGCGCCTAGCCCAAAGAATAATCACAGCTCTATCCGTGCTTACCAGAGAGGGAAGACTTTACGATGTGGACACCAGACTGCGTCCGGATGGTAAAAGAGCGCCTATTGCAACACGTATTCTATCATACGAACAATACTACGCGAATTCTGCATGGACATGGGAGTATATGGCCTTAAGTAAGGCGAGAGTCATTGTCGGACCTACTGATTTGTCAGTTCGATTGGAAACAATGCGTCATGCGGTTCTTTCTCAAGAACGAGAAAAGACCAGACTGGTTAGCGACGTACTTGAAATGCGTAACCGCATATCACTCGAATTTCCTGGCCGTAATATTTGGGATATCAAACATAGGCCGGGTGGCCTTGTTGATGCCGAGTTTATCGCTCAATATCTTCAATTACTTCATGCAGCTGAATGTCCAGAGGTCTTATCACCCAACACTATTCATTCTCTTTATCAATTGCACGAGCATGGGTTTTTGAATTCAAGAGCTGCGAATGAGATTATCGGAGGACTTACGTTTTGGTACGACTTAGAATCTACACTTCGAATCACAACGACTGAAGGCGTAGAGAATAAATCACATACCACAGGCCCGCAGAAATTATTGGCACAAGCGGGGAACACAACTAATTTTGAGGAGCTAGTCGAAAAAATGCACGACACAGCTAATTTAGTCCGGAGGCATTTTAATGACCTTATCCGTATTTCTTAG
- the prfB gene encoding peptide chain release factor 2 (programmed frameshift), giving the protein MRADLQNIVDEIQQSLELLRRHLDLEKSKKELERLNKCAEDPNLWDNPETAQIIMRDRTRLSEAMNGFWQMEQGLMDNLELIEMAEAEGDNEVAADAEKALIKLKKEAARRQLESLLSGEADGNDCYLEVHAGAGGTESQDWAEMLSRMYARWSDNHGCKVELLEESAGEEAGIKSITFKISGINSYGWLKTESGVHRLVRISPFDSASRRHTSFASVGVYPVIDESIAIEIVDSEIRIDTYRASGAGGQHVNRTDSAVRITHEPTGIVVQCQNDRSQHRNRATAMTMLKARLYQLELKKREDKAAADHAAKTEIGWGHQIRSYVLHPYKMVKDLRTAVEKSNAEGVLDGDIDDFLEAALAERVIGNRENGMQGQ; this is encoded by the exons ATGCGTGCAGATTTGCAAAACATTGTCGATGAAATTCAGCAGTCTTTGGAACTGCTAAGGAGGCATCTT GACCTCGAAAAGTCAAAAAAAGAACTAGAACGTCTCAATAAATGCGCAGAAGACCCAAACCTTTGGGACAACCCTGAGACGGCACAAATAATTATGCGTGACCGCACACGGCTCTCTGAAGCGATGAATGGTTTTTGGCAGATGGAACAGGGGCTTATGGACAATCTCGAGCTGATTGAAATGGCGGAGGCCGAGGGAGACAATGAGGTTGCTGCAGACGCCGAAAAGGCATTAATCAAATTGAAGAAAGAGGCAGCACGGCGACAATTAGAGAGCCTGCTCTCAGGTGAGGCGGATGGGAATGATTGCTATCTGGAAGTGCATGCAGGCGCGGGGGGCACCGAGTCTCAGGATTGGGCAGAAATGCTTTCTAGAATGTACGCACGCTGGTCCGATAACCACGGTTGTAAAGTTGAACTCCTAGAGGAGAGTGCTGGTGAGGAGGCGGGTATCAAATCGATTACGTTTAAGATTTCTGGCATTAACTCTTACGGATGGCTTAAGACGGAAAGTGGTGTTCATCGTTTAGTTCGCATCTCGCCATTCGACTCGGCCTCACGTAGGCACACAAGTTTTGCCTCAGTCGGGGTTTATCCCGTTATCGACGAATCAATTGCAATAGAAATAGTCGACAGTGAGATCCGTATAGACACCTATCGTGCCTCGGGCGCGGGCGGTCAGCACGTAAATAGAACAGACAGTGCCGTGCGTATAACTCATGAACCAACCGGTATCGTCGTGCAATGCCAAAATGACCGCTCACAACATCGTAATCGTGCAACTGCAATGACAATGCTGAAAGCAAGACTCTACCAATTGGAGTTAAAAAAACGAGAAGACAAAGCTGCGGCTGACCACGCAGCTAAGACTGAAATAGGTTGGGGTCATCAAATACGCTCCTATGTCCTGCATCCATACAAGATGGTCAAAGATCTACGAACCGCTGTTGAGAAAAGCAATGCGGAGGGAGTGCTCGACGGTGACATTGATGATTTTCTAGAAGCTGCGTTAGCGGAACGGGTTATCGGTAATCGCGAAAATGGGATGCAAGGGCAATAA
- a CDS encoding penicillin-binding protein 1A, translating to MRKILRVFTFLCSVGLLLAVLAVAGVSYILWQYGQELPDYEQLADYKPPTLTRIHAGDGRLIKEYATERRVFVPVRVMPKHLINAFIAAEDQDFFNHPGVDFKALLRASFQNIRLYFQQRRLVGASTITQQVAKNFLLTNELSMERKIKEAILAFRMEKAFDKERILELYLNEIYLGYGSYGVAAAALNYFNKSLDELSIAEAAYLAALPKAPNNYHPVRRLAAAVDRRNWVIRRMLEEGFIDLVTARESRASRLRVVPREAVQIVKAEYFLEEVRRELTRRFGDEGLYKGGLSVRTTLDPGMQRIAEQALRDGLIKYDRRHGYRGPVARIEVTGQWRKVLSNMEKPAGAGGWSLAIVLRVDQKTAFVGMKTGKIGSIPLSELKWAREWLEPQKMGPKVMEAPDALKVGDVVLVEQLAENDMSEHSGSKKYGLRQVPAVNGAIIVINPHTGRVYAMSGGYDYETSEFNRATQAQRQPGSAFKPFVYLAALEAGFTPSTYIMDAPFVIDQGPGQGKWKPHNYSNKFYGPSPMRIGMEKSRNLMTVRLAQKISMGPIVDIAKRFGISDSLPPHLAMALGANETTLLKITTGYAMLVNGGKRIVPSLIDRVHDRNGKTVYRHDSRPCEGCRTQGWENQMPPVIPDAREQIVDPSSAYQVVSMLEGVVQRGTGRKVSAIGKPLAGKTGTSNNSRETWFIGFSPDLVVGVYVGFDDRQRLGKRETGGSVAAPIFQQFMKKQLADQPAVPFRIPPGIRMVRVNPRTGMRAQPQDKTFILEAFKDGTVPDDNTRYTVIDGTHGGPGKSALPATSTIESPSGLY from the coding sequence ATGCGTAAAATATTGCGGGTATTCACTTTTCTTTGCTCAGTTGGTCTGCTTTTAGCGGTTCTAGCTGTTGCAGGCGTGTCATATATATTATGGCAGTATGGCCAGGAGTTGCCAGATTACGAACAATTAGCTGATTATAAACCACCTACCCTCACTAGAATTCATGCTGGAGACGGCCGCCTGATAAAAGAGTACGCTACGGAGCGCCGAGTGTTTGTGCCGGTTCGGGTTATGCCAAAACATCTAATAAACGCTTTTATCGCAGCCGAAGATCAGGACTTTTTTAATCATCCTGGTGTTGATTTCAAAGCCCTCTTACGCGCAAGCTTCCAAAATATCCGTCTATATTTTCAGCAACGCCGTCTCGTTGGAGCTTCCACAATAACCCAGCAAGTTGCCAAAAATTTTTTATTGACTAATGAGTTGTCAATGGAGAGAAAAATCAAAGAAGCCATTTTGGCTTTCCGCATGGAAAAAGCATTTGATAAAGAGCGGATTCTTGAGCTTTACCTTAATGAGATATACCTAGGTTATGGGTCTTATGGTGTTGCTGCAGCTGCGTTGAATTATTTTAACAAATCTCTAGATGAATTATCAATCGCTGAAGCAGCATATCTCGCCGCGTTACCGAAGGCTCCAAATAATTATCATCCGGTCCGTCGGCTTGCTGCTGCGGTCGATAGACGGAATTGGGTCATTCGTCGAATGTTGGAGGAGGGCTTTATCGATTTGGTGACAGCCCGTGAATCAAGAGCTTCGCGTCTTAGAGTCGTGCCGCGAGAAGCGGTGCAAATTGTTAAGGCGGAATACTTTTTGGAGGAGGTGCGGAGAGAACTTACGAGACGTTTTGGTGATGAAGGGCTCTACAAAGGAGGGCTTTCGGTGCGAACTACACTCGACCCCGGCATGCAACGAATTGCGGAGCAAGCTTTGCGTGATGGGTTGATAAAATATGACCGTCGTCATGGCTACAGGGGGCCGGTAGCGCGAATTGAAGTAACAGGGCAATGGCGGAAAGTATTAAGCAATATGGAGAAGCCCGCAGGTGCAGGCGGGTGGTCTTTAGCAATAGTTCTGAGGGTAGATCAAAAGACAGCTTTTGTTGGAATGAAAACCGGAAAGATTGGTAGTATTCCACTGAGCGAATTAAAATGGGCACGTGAGTGGCTAGAACCCCAAAAAATGGGTCCCAAGGTTATGGAGGCACCTGACGCTTTAAAAGTAGGCGACGTAGTGCTTGTGGAGCAATTGGCAGAAAATGATATGTCCGAGCACAGCGGGTCGAAAAAATACGGCTTACGACAAGTTCCGGCAGTAAATGGAGCCATTATTGTAATCAACCCTCATACTGGCAGGGTATATGCAATGTCGGGTGGATATGACTACGAAACCAGTGAATTCAACCGTGCAACACAGGCTCAACGGCAGCCTGGTTCGGCCTTCAAGCCTTTCGTCTACTTGGCAGCTTTGGAGGCTGGTTTTACACCCTCTACCTATATAATGGATGCACCATTTGTGATTGATCAAGGACCGGGCCAAGGTAAATGGAAGCCGCATAATTATTCCAATAAATTTTATGGGCCGAGCCCAATGCGGATCGGTATGGAGAAATCGCGAAATTTGATGACCGTACGGTTGGCACAAAAAATTTCAATGGGTCCGATTGTTGATATTGCAAAGCGTTTTGGTATATCCGACAGCCTTCCGCCACATCTCGCTATGGCTCTCGGAGCCAATGAGACCACACTCCTTAAGATCACTACTGGCTATGCTATGCTGGTTAATGGGGGTAAACGTATCGTTCCCTCACTCATTGACCGTGTGCATGATCGTAACGGCAAGACTGTATATAGACACGATTCAAGGCCCTGTGAGGGATGTCGGACACAAGGCTGGGAAAATCAGATGCCGCCAGTAATCCCTGATGCTAGAGAGCAGATTGTCGACCCATCAAGTGCTTACCAAGTAGTCTCTATGCTTGAAGGGGTAGTCCAAAGAGGCACGGGAAGAAAAGTATCTGCCATAGGGAAACCTTTAGCTGGCAAAACTGGGACCTCTAATAACAGTCGTGAAACATGGTTTATAGGTTTTTCTCCTGATCTCGTGGTAGGCGTATACGTGGGTTTTGATGATCGTCAGAGGCTTGGCAAACGCGAGACAGGCGGTTCGGTTGCTGCACCAATTTTTCAGCAGTTTATGAAGAAACAACTTGCCGATCAGCCAGCGGTGCCATTCAGAATACCGCCTGGTATTCGTATGGTCAGAGTGAACCCGCGAACAGGTATGCGTGCTCAGCCGCAAGATAAAACGTTTATCCTCGAAGCTTTCAAAGATGGAACAGTGCCTGATGATAACACACGATATACGGTTATTGATGGTACTCACGGAGGTCCTGGTAAGAGTGCTCTTCCTGCCACATCAACAATAGAAAGTCCAAGCGGCCTATACTAG
- a CDS encoding N-acetylmuramoyl-L-alanine amidase, protein MSKSTVSDARLGTHPGITRLVLDVDQIVPYKIFTLSAPYRVVIDFPALKWSVPKTDGRREVGVVSSYRYGLFQAGISRLVIDVKEPVEVAQHKFLPINSFGKHRFLIDLKIVNQQAYRASKKSFQSPGWLKLIDPAVVQKGPLPSAKASKPKPRLTKNRMRVVMLDPGHGGPDPGAIGVGGLREKVVTMRAAKEVRRLLKSTGRYRVFLTRNKDTYVPLRRRYQMAEKVRAELFISIHADSHKNRRIRGASVYTLSEKSSDREAAALAARENRSDIIAGVDLSRQSDTVASILIGLRQRQTMNESAIFGEVLIDELARDIRVLRNTHRFAGFAVLKSPDTPSVLMELGYLSSVADERMFRTKSFYKKLAKSMYRSIERYFQRKTALNRS, encoded by the coding sequence GTGAGTAAATCAACGGTCAGTGATGCAAGGCTTGGAACTCATCCTGGTATCACTAGGCTGGTACTGGATGTTGATCAAATTGTTCCCTACAAAATCTTTACTTTGTCGGCACCCTACAGAGTAGTGATAGATTTCCCTGCGCTGAAATGGAGTGTTCCCAAAACAGACGGCCGGCGTGAGGTCGGTGTTGTCAGTAGTTATCGTTACGGACTTTTTCAAGCTGGTATAAGCAGGTTAGTTATTGACGTGAAAGAGCCAGTGGAGGTTGCTCAGCATAAATTTTTGCCGATCAATAGTTTCGGCAAACATAGGTTTCTTATTGACTTGAAAATTGTAAACCAGCAGGCGTATCGTGCCAGCAAAAAAAGCTTTCAATCACCCGGTTGGTTGAAGCTCATTGATCCAGCAGTCGTGCAGAAGGGGCCGTTACCATCGGCTAAGGCTTCGAAGCCAAAACCCCGTCTAACAAAAAACCGCATGCGGGTTGTTATGCTGGATCCCGGCCATGGTGGTCCCGATCCCGGTGCAATTGGTGTAGGTGGTTTGCGTGAAAAAGTTGTGACCATGCGCGCGGCAAAAGAGGTTCGCCGCCTGTTGAAGTCAACCGGGCGTTACAGAGTTTTTCTTACTCGTAATAAAGATACATACGTTCCATTGCGGCGACGTTATCAAATGGCTGAAAAGGTACGAGCCGAATTATTTATATCTATCCATGCTGATAGTCATAAAAATCGTCGTATACGGGGCGCGTCAGTTTACACCTTGTCTGAGAAATCCTCAGATAGGGAGGCGGCTGCTTTAGCGGCAAGAGAGAATCGGTCGGACATCATTGCCGGCGTAGATCTCTCGCGTCAGTCCGATACCGTTGCTTCAATACTCATAGGACTGCGTCAACGTCAGACAATGAATGAATCGGCAATTTTCGGAGAAGTTTTAATCGATGAGTTGGCCCGCGACATTCGAGTTTTAAGGAATACCCACAGATTTGCCGGATTTGCAGTGCTGAAATCGCCAGATACGCCCTCAGTTTTGATGGAATTAGGTTATTTATCTAGTGTGGCCGATGAGCGGATGTTTCGGACGAAAAGTTTTTACAAGAAACTTGCCAAATCTATGTACCGCTCAATAGAGCGTTATTTTCAGCGCAAGACAGCATTGAACAGGTCATAA
- a CDS encoding ribonuclease E/G encodes MNKQMLIDASQPEETRVVVIKDSRIEDFDYDFEAKKQLKGNIYLAKVTRVEPSLQAAFVDYGGNRHGFLAFNEIHPDYYKIPIADREKLIAEETDNDEASDETEDGDSVETFGGDDLEDLEKRRRRLRRRYKIQEVIKRSQIILVQVVKEERGNKGAALTTYLSLPGRYCVLMPNTARGGGISRKITNQNDRKRLKKVLDDFGIPTGMTVIVRTAGSERTKAEIKRDYNYLIRLWNTIREQTLQSIAPTLIYEEANLVKRAIRDLYSKEIDEVFVDGNEAYRVAKDMMKTLMPSHAKKVQPYKNGGTPLFHKYQVEGQLNSINSPEVQLRSGGSVVLHQTEALVAIDVNSGRATRERHIEETALRTNLEAAEEIARQLRLRDLAGLIVIDFIDMDENRNNHAVERRLKDSIRADRARIQVGRISHFGLLEMSRQRLRPSLTEISSQLCTHCAGTGLLRSIEWSALYTLRSIEEEAIKSKPGRITVCVNPDCALYILNHKRDALANIEERYDINVTVIADSDLGGETCMFQGENGERISPTARKSSDGDNDGKKHKRSRRRRRGRSEETQSENGPDSTKQADHPKDNESDEREGQRKRRRRGRRGGRRRGRKSTHENLENKEGQSSPGLNIDEKARTTDPVTNSLSENEKPISEKISEKKKSEGRHRQKTSGTSKKVVSAKEKQKEIDAPEVQDSGSKDTLKSGIGKKKTKASEKKPLSASTTTSADNNEKREKRTGWWNKVLN; translated from the coding sequence ATGAACAAACAAATGCTTATCGACGCATCTCAGCCCGAAGAGACTCGTGTCGTAGTAATCAAGGACAGCCGGATCGAGGACTTCGATTATGATTTCGAGGCAAAGAAACAACTTAAAGGCAACATATATCTGGCAAAGGTTACCCGGGTGGAGCCATCACTTCAGGCAGCCTTTGTGGATTATGGCGGGAACCGGCACGGATTTTTAGCTTTTAACGAAATTCATCCCGATTATTATAAAATTCCAATCGCTGATCGAGAAAAACTCATCGCCGAAGAGACAGATAACGATGAGGCCAGTGATGAAACAGAAGATGGTGATAGCGTAGAGACTTTCGGCGGAGATGACCTGGAAGATTTAGAAAAACGACGTCGAAGGTTGAGACGTCGTTATAAGATTCAGGAGGTGATAAAAAGAAGTCAAATAATACTGGTTCAAGTTGTTAAAGAAGAACGTGGCAATAAGGGTGCCGCCCTTACCACTTACCTCTCGCTACCTGGGCGTTACTGCGTATTAATGCCCAATACGGCTCGCGGAGGTGGCATTAGTCGCAAAATTACCAATCAAAATGACCGTAAAAGATTAAAAAAAGTTCTTGATGACTTTGGCATTCCAACCGGCATGACGGTAATCGTCCGAACTGCTGGCTCAGAGAGAACAAAGGCAGAAATCAAACGGGATTATAATTACCTGATACGGTTGTGGAATACGATCCGGGAGCAAACGCTACAGTCGATTGCACCCACGTTAATTTATGAAGAAGCTAATCTTGTCAAACGAGCCATTCGTGACCTCTACAGCAAAGAAATTGACGAGGTATTTGTTGATGGCAATGAGGCCTACCGTGTTGCCAAAGACATGATGAAAACTCTGATGCCTAGCCACGCAAAGAAGGTTCAACCCTACAAAAATGGTGGCACTCCTCTGTTCCACAAATATCAAGTAGAGGGCCAACTGAACAGCATTAACAGTCCAGAGGTACAGCTTCGCTCTGGAGGTTCTGTTGTTCTCCATCAGACCGAAGCTTTGGTGGCAATTGATGTCAATTCGGGCCGCGCAACGCGGGAACGCCATATCGAAGAAACAGCACTTAGAACCAATTTAGAAGCTGCCGAAGAGATCGCGCGCCAGCTTCGACTTCGAGATTTGGCAGGCCTGATAGTTATTGATTTTATAGACATGGACGAGAACCGGAATAATCATGCTGTAGAACGCCGCCTGAAAGACTCAATACGGGCCGATAGAGCTCGTATCCAAGTCGGCAGGATAAGCCACTTTGGATTGCTCGAAATGTCGCGACAGCGTTTGCGCCCGAGCCTGACGGAAATTTCCAGTCAACTTTGCACTCATTGCGCTGGCACAGGTCTACTGCGGTCAATAGAGTGGTCGGCATTGTACACCTTACGGTCAATTGAAGAAGAGGCAATAAAAAGCAAGCCTGGTAGGATCACCGTTTGTGTAAATCCTGACTGCGCCCTTTACATACTCAATCACAAGCGAGACGCATTAGCTAATATTGAGGAAAGATATGACATAAATGTAACCGTGATTGCAGACAGCGATCTGGGCGGCGAAACTTGTATGTTTCAAGGGGAGAACGGCGAGAGAATCTCGCCCACGGCACGGAAAAGCAGTGACGGTGATAATGATGGGAAGAAACACAAGCGGTCTCGCAGGCGAAGGCGTGGCCGTAGTGAAGAGACCCAATCTGAAAATGGCCCTGACAGCACTAAACAAGCCGATCATCCTAAAGATAATGAAAGCGATGAACGTGAGGGACAGCGTAAGCGTCGCAGACGAGGCAGACGTGGGGGGAGACGTCGCGGACGTAAGAGTACTCATGAAAATCTAGAAAATAAAGAGGGTCAATCATCACCCGGATTAAATATCGACGAAAAAGCACGTACTACTGACCCTGTAACCAATAGCCTTTCTGAAAACGAAAAGCCCATTTCTGAGAAAATATCAGAGAAGAAAAAATCAGAAGGTCGGCACCGCCAAAAGACTTCAGGCACTTCAAAAAAGGTAGTGTCTGCAAAGGAAAAGCAAAAAGAAATAGATGCGCCCGAAGTTCAAGATTCCGGTTCTAAAGACACCCTTAAGTCGGGTATTGGTAAAAAAAAGACCAAGGCATCAGAAAAGAAACCGTTATCTGCAAGCACTACGACATCTGCCGACAACAATGAGAAGAGGGAAAAACGCACGGGCTGGTGGAACAAAGTACTCAATTAA